ATCGCTGCCTTTGATGGTAATGGTTTTAACCTGTTTTGCATCACGTGTTTCGACAGCAGCTGTCAGTGTTTTAGCGTTAACAGGGTTAAGGGAGTAACTTCCAAATGCTACTACAGAAGCGAGCAGGAGCATACCAGACTTTATTCTTTTCATCTTAAAGTTATAGTAAACTTGTTTGTTTAAAATTTAACTGGTGCAAGTTACTACATGGCTTTTTAAAAAAACAATCCGTTAACAATTGTTTGGAAACATTCTGTCAAAATAACAATTTGTATTCATTTTTGACCGCCTTTCCCACGCATACAATAGCCAGGGTAAGCATGTAATGATAGATATCCACCGGATTCATGGGGATGTTCAGCCGGGCTGATTTGCTTGCCAGTGCCAGGAACATCATCGCAAATATTACCCAGAGGGCGCTTTTTTGCCTGCCGCCCAGTCCCAGGCAGGATACGATCATGGTTACCACAATACAAAATGACTGGATGATCAGGCCAATATATTCAACGTTAAACCAGGTAATGCAATAAAGCAAAAGCAGGCCAATGCTGATGGTGGAGACGAGCTGAAAAGTTTCAGTTTGTGTCTGCCTGATCAGCGACCAGCTGGCAGATACCAGGCACACTGCACCGAGCGTCATCTCGGCAGCCTGGGTTATTTTTAACAGGC
This portion of the Dyadobacter sp. CECT 9275 genome encodes:
- a CDS encoding DUF6962 family protein yields the protein MNILTNPHFFSNLVLSFTGIYIFFRHFGSQPANNRLLWGIFLFCLSLNALTDLVVHTGKENLQGLLKITQAAEMTLGAVCLVSASWSLIRQTQTETFQLVSTISIGLLLLYCITWFNVEYIGLIIQSFCIVVTMIVSCLGLGGRQKSALWVIFAMMFLALASKSARLNIPMNPVDIYHYMLTLAIVCVGKAVKNEYKLLF